A part of Paenibacillus sp. 481 genomic DNA contains:
- the mnmE gene encoding tRNA uridine-5-carboxymethylaminomethyl(34) synthesis GTPase MnmE, with translation MVYDTIAAVSTPLGEGGIAIIRVSGEGAVQEVDRIFRSKTKLTEVASHTVNYGFIVDPETNERVEEVLVTVMRAPRSFTMEDVVEISAHGGVISVRKVMDLLLQLNIRVAEPGEFTKRAFLNGRIDLSQAEAVMDLIRSKSDRAFSVAMKQAQGQLSTKIKGLRQTLIETLAHIEVNIDYPEHDVESLTANFIQEKCGQVRIEIEKLLKTASEGKILREGIVTAIVGRPNVGKSSLLNALAQENKAIVTDIPGTTRDVIEEFVTINGIPLRLLDTAGIRETSDVVERIGVERSKNALQEADLILFVVNHNEPLHDDEREWMAQIEGRQVIVIVNKMDLPKQIEDEELVAAFGSKQIVHMSAMLQEGIDALEHSISELFFSGDLESGDMTYVSNVRHIALLKKTILSLHDAISASEQGIPIDMIQIDVRSAWEQLGEIIGDSIGDSLIDQIFSQFCLGK, from the coding sequence CGGTGCAAGAGGTTGATCGTATTTTTCGATCGAAGACGAAGCTGACAGAAGTAGCTTCTCACACGGTTAATTATGGTTTCATTGTTGATCCGGAAACGAATGAGCGAGTTGAAGAGGTGCTTGTAACGGTTATGCGCGCTCCTCGCTCCTTTACAATGGAAGATGTCGTTGAAATTAGCGCTCACGGTGGCGTTATTTCGGTCCGTAAAGTCATGGATTTGCTATTGCAATTAAACATTCGTGTCGCTGAACCAGGTGAGTTTACGAAACGTGCATTCTTGAACGGACGAATCGATTTGTCACAGGCAGAAGCGGTCATGGATTTAATTCGTTCGAAGTCAGATCGCGCGTTTTCTGTGGCGATGAAGCAGGCACAGGGGCAGTTATCCACAAAAATTAAAGGATTGCGCCAAACGCTTATCGAAACACTTGCCCACATTGAGGTTAATATCGACTATCCGGAGCATGATGTGGAGTCGTTGACGGCTAATTTCATTCAAGAAAAATGTGGACAAGTACGAATTGAGATCGAAAAGCTGTTAAAGACGGCTTCGGAAGGCAAAATACTAAGGGAAGGCATCGTAACGGCTATCGTAGGGCGACCGAATGTAGGTAAGTCATCGCTGTTGAACGCACTTGCGCAAGAAAATAAGGCGATCGTTACCGATATTCCGGGTACGACACGCGATGTTATCGAGGAGTTTGTTACGATTAACGGCATTCCGTTACGATTGCTGGACACGGCTGGGATTCGTGAGACATCTGACGTTGTAGAGCGTATTGGAGTTGAGCGCTCGAAAAATGCATTGCAAGAGGCGGATTTGATTTTGTTCGTTGTTAATCATAATGAGCCGCTGCACGATGATGAGCGCGAGTGGATGGCGCAAATTGAAGGTAGACAAGTGATTGTAATTGTGAATAAAATGGACTTGCCTAAGCAGATTGAGGATGAGGAGCTTGTAGCAGCTTTCGGCAGCAAACAGATTGTTCATATGTCGGCGATGTTGCAGGAAGGTATCGATGCGTTGGAGCATTCGATATCGGAGCTATTTTTCAGTGGCGATCTTGAATCGGGCGATATGACATATGTAAGCAATGTTCGTCATATTGCACTGCTTAAAAAGACGATTTTGTCGCTTCATGATGCGATTTCTGCCTCGGAGCAGGGCATTCCAATTGATATGATTCAAATTGATGTTCGTTCAGCATGGGAACAGCTAGGAGAAATCATTGGTGATTCGATCGGTGATTCGCTAATTGATCAAATCTTCTCTCAGTTCTGTCTCGGCAAGTAA
- the mnmG gene encoding tRNA uridine-5-carboxymethylaminomethyl(34) synthesis enzyme MnmG, with amino-acid sequence MPYVAGQYDVIVIGAGHAGCESALAAARMGCNTLLLTINLDMVAFMPCNPSIGGPAKGHVVREIDALGGEMGRNIDKTFIQMRMLNTGKGPAVHALRAQADKFLYQQTMKETMEATPNLTMRQAMVEELIVEDGICVGVETKTGAQYKAKAVVLTTGTYLRGKIIMGELIYESGPNNQQPSLKLSESLREHGMELVRFKTGTPPRVHKDTIDFSKTEIQPGDDKPKFFSFETKGSDNDQLPCWLTYTSEQTHEIINNNLDRAPMFSGIIEGTGPRYCPSIEDKIVRFADKPKHQIFLEPEGKNTAEYYVQGLSTSMPEDVQLQILRSIPGLEKVEMMRTGYAIEYDAVVPTQLWPSLETKKIPGLFTAGQINGTSGYEEAAGQGVMAGINAARKVQGKDPVVLDRSQGYIGVLIDDLVTKGTLEPYRLLTSRAEYRLLLRHDNADIRLTPIGHEIGLIPTERYETFQRKIALVEQELERLKQVKVRPSQEVQTMLAEAGSVPLVNGCDAATLLRRPELSYANLESLFPSELELDDEMKEQVEIQVKYAGYIEKQMLQVERLQKMEKKRIPESIEYHDVHGLAMEAKQKLSKIRPLSIGQATRISGVTPADISILLVYLEHFNRVTAAKMSQTDAG; translated from the coding sequence ATGCCATACGTGGCTGGACAATATGATGTTATCGTCATTGGAGCAGGTCATGCAGGTTGTGAGTCAGCTCTTGCTGCTGCGCGCATGGGCTGTAATACGCTGCTGTTGACGATTAATTTGGATATGGTGGCATTTATGCCATGTAACCCGTCTATCGGCGGACCAGCTAAAGGTCATGTCGTGCGTGAAATCGATGCGCTGGGCGGAGAGATGGGACGCAACATCGATAAGACGTTTATTCAAATGCGAATGCTGAATACAGGCAAGGGGCCTGCTGTACATGCTTTGCGTGCACAAGCAGACAAGTTCTTGTATCAGCAAACGATGAAGGAAACGATGGAGGCAACTCCGAATTTGACGATGCGTCAAGCGATGGTCGAAGAGCTTATTGTTGAAGACGGTATTTGCGTAGGTGTAGAGACGAAGACAGGCGCTCAGTATAAGGCGAAGGCTGTCGTTCTGACAACAGGTACGTATTTGCGCGGTAAAATTATTATGGGCGAACTGATTTACGAAAGCGGCCCGAACAACCAGCAGCCTTCGTTGAAGCTGTCTGAAAGCTTGCGTGAGCATGGCATGGAACTTGTACGCTTTAAGACAGGTACGCCACCGCGTGTGCACAAAGATACGATTGATTTTTCAAAAACAGAGATTCAGCCTGGAGATGACAAGCCGAAGTTCTTCTCGTTTGAAACGAAGGGATCGGACAATGATCAATTGCCTTGCTGGCTAACATACACGTCTGAGCAAACGCATGAGATTATTAACAACAATCTGGATCGTGCGCCAATGTTCTCAGGCATTATTGAAGGTACCGGCCCACGTTATTGCCCGTCTATTGAAGATAAAATTGTTCGTTTTGCAGATAAGCCCAAGCATCAAATCTTCTTAGAGCCAGAAGGTAAAAATACGGCAGAGTACTACGTACAGGGCCTATCAACAAGTATGCCTGAGGATGTGCAACTGCAAATATTGCGCTCCATTCCAGGGCTTGAAAAGGTAGAAATGATGCGTACAGGTTACGCCATTGAGTATGATGCAGTTGTACCGACTCAGTTGTGGCCGTCGCTTGAAACGAAAAAGATTCCTGGCCTATTTACGGCTGGTCAAATTAACGGAACTTCTGGATATGAAGAAGCTGCGGGTCAAGGTGTTATGGCGGGTATTAATGCCGCTCGCAAAGTACAAGGTAAGGATCCGGTCGTATTAGACCGTTCACAAGGCTATATTGGTGTGCTTATTGATGACTTGGTGACGAAAGGTACGTTAGAACCTTATCGTTTGTTGACATCCCGTGCGGAGTATCGCTTGTTGCTTCGTCACGACAACGCAGATATTCGTTTGACACCGATTGGTCATGAGATCGGCTTGATTCCAACGGAGCGCTATGAGACGTTTCAACGTAAAATTGCGCTGGTGGAGCAAGAGCTTGAGCGCTTGAAACAAGTGAAGGTAAGACCTTCACAAGAGGTGCAAACAATGTTGGCTGAAGCGGGTTCTGTACCGCTCGTCAATGGCTGCGACGCTGCTACATTGCTTCGTCGTCCTGAATTGAGCTACGCTAATTTGGAAAGCTTGTTCCCATCTGAGCTTGAGCTGGATGATGAAATGAAGGAACAGGTCGAAATCCAAGTGAAATATGCTGGTTATATCGAGAAGCAGATGTTGCAAGTAGAACGTCTGCAAAAGATGGAGAAAAAGCGTATTCCTGAAAGTATTGAATACCATGATGTGCATGGCCTTGCTATGGAAGCGAAGCAGAAGCTGTCAAAAATTCGCCCGCTCTCGATTGGGCAAGCGACGCGTATTTCAGGTGTAACACCAGCGGATATCTCCATACTGCTCGTATACTTGGAGCATTTTAACCGTGTGACGGCTGCGAAAATGTCGCAAACGGACGCAGGTTAA